The Anolis carolinensis isolate JA03-04 chromosome 1, rAnoCar3.1.pri, whole genome shotgun sequence genome window below encodes:
- the znf292 gene encoding zinc finger protein 292 isoform X2, translating into MCYISIPEKEGCLVQVMRKEQFTRMELTLFWSKLQQRVEPSVQTYLERCRQLSVLTKTVYHIFFLIKVINSEIDTAGLATCIELCVKALRLEASENTEVKISICKTISCLLPEDLEVKRACQLSEFLLEPTVDAYYAVEMLYNQPDQKYDEENLPVPNSLRCELLLVLKMQWPFDPEFWDWKMLKRQCLALMGEEASIVSSIDELNDTEMHEKIEDCQDENKDISMNGLSGCFDEATNLLRSIRDRKQKNREIKKLRERGFISARFRNWQAYMQYCVLCDKEFLGHRIVRHAQKHYKDGIYSCPICAQNFSSKETFVPHVTLHVKKSSKERLAAMKPLRKLGRPPKATPTNVNKRNNTIVKQEQRHIKKNNFYGADFIVFNDNDGSDDENYEKDKSYIPEITPVQKPLPVNEFTCPVTLCKKGFKYFKNLIAHAKGHKDNEEAKRFLEMQSKKVICQYCRRHFVSVTHLNDHLQMHCGSKPYICIQMKCKASFNSYAELLGHRKEHPVFRAKCMFPKCGRIFSEAYLLYDHEAQHYNTFTCKFADCGKVYRSQTELDKHTEDHTKSEKMLQLDGETIVPQPLKGNDDEESVLPQPLENNESIEEIHPEEALMLLPENSLNNCVKSEKYVTEEIKYISPLIKRTKMAAGEPEQTNPISNGSAERHIDAPAKPEPVVLTSSALMPLLGQKIRENMARKGKLLPESTKTDNSAPVIQQLCSTVEDTCNDLPVSQEAKDDIGISESQTIAMDSVKLEPPVLSTKSPEEERSHLPLMQYEMDYQNLPPPKTQLEENMKTSTNLYNVPLKTLEGITLAPAQNSLGTPFVPVLPLATPVQKFTCQVEGCTRIYNSCQSIGKHMKTAHPDQYATYKMQCKNKRSRKTDKLQNLPSDSKIVYFLPSQASTPTSDVFPQQVKNSLNSTCTSQLQQLSNVLFPTRLEGMTNSLLPHENGLKAGVSSHIKSETENTLDSHMRSLSNATLPSQLDELEKQGMPLNIDSGSDPFLPLPAENGPISLFSSPADNCPPSVFSQMENNINHFSSQLEGNTTFSKDESVDVLFPSQVNNENFNETSPQLLVAEKVKKDNRRGPDGKDKKPKHNKRAKWPAIIRDGKFICSRCYRVFSNPRSLGGHLSKRSYCKPLDESELSPEALQLNGQSSLLASMILSSNALSLQQQQESAFNPEVCFKEPSFLQLLATENRSPAFLQNLFPRTNMTSLNTSENAEGSEIIKQALETAGIPSTFDTAEMLPHIMTPSCITSSSQINATILPSPGVSPLLPTVCNPTTLLTDQNRTFNAKISSVEECSSFPVFPDDLILKTIENGLGSNVVSNCTAPAHNFGNNHSRVSVISSIKGSEICSLNKKRGSSSKKKKKTASSLLVPNISQKLVINDLTSLELLPRNVEENMQIPAENLRSNVLANCETEVLIENLTQKMSSVDNELTASVKENFKTGNETCTEIAPLLVKDDNSNSQVILGSCIEENSNIDPSEDNIIQNFQKTLEIIKTAMNSQIVEIKTEIQDVSVEPSERPQIRTVECALENLSQNVQSAGPSGQVVHVQNTVIAKSNLSQSETSLKDDSQIMEILEGLKKLKLESETPSQIFDNIIHCLPTDALLPQILVPVVTAESTSLVQPPSETRLPIGEKVHKPFTCQAPGCSYSAMTKDALFKHYSKIHQYTAEMILEIKKHQLKYAPFKCVVASCPKTFTRNSNLRAHCQLVHHFTTEEMVKLKLKRPYGRRPQNKTTSITPRTIELQNIELQNIELNKHVLIECKNQSHLAEEPEVKERMCIESEKVPEKVMPEIVVPESIPAALEKLEKPPQVVPIPLELHNAATPTTNTQIQPKVRKIRRHRKEKEERRNKKTVQKSLEIPTTYSPYRPYRCVHQGCFAAFTIQQNLILHYQAVHKSDLPSFSPEAEEESEPSKEEDIRKEDCDETETVVKEFRCEMRNCSRIFQEVTSLIQHYMKLHEMTPEEIGSMRSSLNVARFPCDQSECKSSFTDYLNYIIHLETDHGIKIKQNKTDDGMYKCDCEGCDRIYATRSNLLRHIFNKHNERHKEHLIRPRKFLTPGQENISSKANQEKNMKIKPKGLKYRAGKHGNKIIRMRRKRVNALESKNLKISQDPDSKAYSLKCGKYVYSIKAREEALSECPNKFVMQYPCMIKGCSSVVTSENNIIRHYKCHKLSKAFTSQHKHLLVVSNKYSDSAENEASSPKEASSDKNCDLKDLEPQMLEAASADVKFTPPVAQKEPEKDEKDEVDELAELFITKLVNEDLTNAENPAKPSPDVNTSDCQETISSISEKHSVSSNLKRASKEKDPTQKKKKKVEKQEETVTVELNSVHKETETAVAVQTTEDASSAFDWSSFKPMGFEVSFLKFLEESAVKQKKNPERSYNHCGTRRGSHSNSRRSNDRNSFARTRSCSESAAYVQFANPSQFQCSGTVKIVLDKTFRDCTELVLNQLQKMKPIVSLVRLDGHREANAGITK; encoded by the exons ATGTGTTACATCAGTATTCCTGAGAAAGAAGGCTGCTTGGTACAAGTTATGAGAAAGGAGCAGTTCACAAGAAT GGAATTGACTCTCTTCTGGAGTAAACTGCAGCAGAGGGTAGAGCCTTCTGTACAAACATATCTGGAGCGATGTCGTCAACTGTCTGTATTAACAAAGACAGTGTACCACATTTTCTTCCTAATTAAAGTAATAAATTCAGAG ATTGATACTGCTGGACTTGCAACTTGTATTGAACTTTGTGTAAAAGCATTGCGTTTAGAAGCTAGCGAGAATACAGAAGTCAAGATTTCCATTTGCAAGACTATATCTTGCTTATTGCCTGAAGATTTGGAAGTTAAACGTGCTTGTCAACTAAGCGAATTTCTACTTGAGCCTACTGTAGATGCTTACTATGCTGTAGAAATGCTGTACAACCAACCTGACCAGAAATACGATGAGGAAAACCTTCCAGTACCAAATTCATTACGCTGTGAGCTTCTACTTGTATTAAAAATGCAGTGGCCTTTTGATCCAGAATTTTGggactggaaaatgttaaaacgTCAATGTCTTGCTTTGATGGGAGAGGAGGCATCAATTGTGTCTTCCATAGATGAATTGAATGACACTGAAATGCATGAAAAGATTGAGGACTGCCAAGATGAGAACAAAGATATTTCCATGAATGGGCTTTCTGGATGTTTTGATGAAGCTACAAATTTGCTTAGAAGCATTCGAgacagaaaacagaaaaacagagaaataaaaaaattgaGAGAGCGAGGATTTATATCTGCTAGGTTCAGGAACTGGCAAGCATACATGCAATATTGTGTACTGTGTGACAAAGAATTTCTTGGACACAGAATAGTTAGGCATGCACAAAAGCACTATAAAGATGGAATTTATAGTTGCCCTATATGTGCACAGAATTTCAGTTCTAAAGAAACTTTTGTTCCTCATGTAACACTACATGTTAAGAAGTCTAGTAAAGAGAGGTTGGCTGCCATGAAACCACTGAGGAAATTGGGAAGACCACCAAAAGCAACACCCACTAACGTGAACAAAAGGAATAACACTATAGTTAAACAAGAACAACGTCACATAAAAAAGAACAACTTTTATGGTGCagatttcattgtttttaatgatAATGATGGCTCTGATGATGAAAATTATGAAAAAGACAAATCATACATTCCAGAGATAACACCAGTCCAAAAGCCATTGCCTGTCAATGAATTTACTTGCCCTGTTACCCTATGTAAAAAAGgctttaaatactttaaaaatttgATTGCGCATGCAAAAGGTCATAAAGACAATGAAGAAGCGAAACGCTTTCTTGAAATGCAAAGCAAAAAAGTAATTTGCCAGTACTGTAGAAGACATTTTGTAAGTGTTACTCACCTTAATGATCATTTACAAATGCACTGTGGCAGCAAACCCTATATCTGTATTCAGATGAAATGTAAGGCTAGCTTTAACAGTTATGCAGAACTTCTTGGTCACAGAAAAGAGCACCCAGTCTTCAGGGCAAAGTGCATGTTTCCTAAATGTGGAAGGATTTTCTCAGAAGCATATTTGCTTTACGATCATGAAGCACAGCATTATAATACATTCACATGCAAGTTTGCAGATTGTGGAAAAGTTTACCGTTCTCAAACTGAATTAGACAAACATACTGAAGATCACACTAAATCTGAAAAAATGCTGCAGCTTGATGGTGAAACTATTGTACCTCAGCCTCTAAAAGGTAATGATGATGAAGAGAGTGTTCTCCCTCAGCCTTTGGAAAATAATGAGAGCATTGAAGAAATCCATCCAGAAGAAGCACTGATGCTGCTCCCTGAAAATAGCTTAAATAATTGTGTCAAATCAGAAAAATATGTCACAGAGGAGATTAAATATATATCGCCTTTgattaaaagaacaaaaatggCAGCAGGTGAACCAGAACAGACTAATCCAATTTCCAATGGAAGTGCAGAGCGACATATAGATGCTCCAGCAAAGCCAGAACCAGTAGTGCTCACCAGCAGTGCTTTAATGCCTCTGTTGGGCCAGAAAATTCGAGAAAATATGGCAAGAAAGGGCAAGCTGCTTCCTGAAAGTACTAAAACAGATAACAGTGCACCTGTAATCCAGCAGTTGTGCTCAACAGTAGAAGATACTTGTAATGATCTTCCAGTTTCCCAAGAAGCCAAGGACGATATCGGCATTAGTGAATCCCAAACAATTGCCATGGATTCAGTTAAGCTTGAGCCCCCAGTCCTTTCAACAAAAAGCCCAGAAGAAGAGAGAAGCCATTTACCGCTCATGCAGTATGAGATGGATTATCAAAATTTGCCTCCTCCAAAAACTCAGCTTGAAGAAAACATGAAGACTTCTACCAATCTCTACAATGTCCCCCTGAAAACTTTAGAAGGAATTACCCTTGCTCCAGCCCAGAACAGCCTAGGCACACCTTTTGTTCCAGTCTTACCATTGGCAACTCCAGTTCAGAAGTTCACCTGCCAAGTTGAGGGATGTACTCGAATCTACAATTCTTGTCAAAGCATTGGTAAACATATGAAAACAGCACATCCTGATCAATATGCTACATATAAGATGCAGTGCAAGAACAAAAGAAGTAGAAAAACAGACAAATTGCAAAACCTGCCAAGTGATAgtaaaattgtttattttttaccATCCCAAGCGTCTACTCCTACTAGTGATGTTTTTCCTCAACAAGTGAAAAATAGTTTGAATTCTACTTGTACAAGTCAACTACAGCAGTTATCTAATGTTCTTTTTCCAACACGTCTGGAAGGTATGACTAATTCACTGTTACCTCATGAAAATGGTTTGAAAGCAGGTGTCTCTTCTCATATTAAAAGTGAGACAGAGAATACACTCGACTCCCATATGAGAAGTCTCTCTAATGCAACATTACCTTCCCAGTTGGATGAGCTGGAAAAACAAGGCATGCCACTAAACATTGACAGTGGTTCAGATCCTTTTCTTCCTTTACCTGCAGAAAATGGTccaatttctcttttttcttccccaGCAGATAACTGTCCACCTTCTGTCTTTTCACAAATGGAAAATAATATCAATCATTTTTCCTCCCAGCTAGAAGGAAACACTACTTTTTCAAAAGATGAAAGTGTTGATGTCCTCTTCCCTTCACAAGTGAATAATGAGAACTTCAATGAAACCTCTCCACAACTCCTAGTAGCAGAAAAGGTTAAAAAGGATAATAGACGAGGTCCAGATGGAAAAGACAAAAAACCAAAGCATAATAAACGGGCAAAATGGCCAGCAATTATCAGAGATGGCAAATTTATTTGTAGTAGATGCTACAGGGTTTTTTCCAATCCCAGATCACTTGGTGGTCATCTTTCTAAACGATCCTACTGTAAGCCCCTGGATGAATCAGAACTTTCTCCAGAAGCTCTACAGCTTAATGGACAATCTTCTCTGCTTGCTAGTATGATTCTTTCTTCAAATGCTTTAAGCTTACAGCAACAACAGGAATCAGCTTTTAATCCAGAAGTATGTTTTAAAGAGCCATCATTCCTACAACTGCTTGCTACTGAAAATCGGTCACCTGCTTTTTTGCAGAATTTGTTTCCACGGACCAATATGACTAGCCTCAATACAAGTGAAAATGCTGAAGGAAGTGAAATTATTAAACAGGCCTTGGAAACAGCTGGCATTCCAAGTACTTTTGACACTGCAGAGATGCTACCACATATAATGACCCCTAGTTGTATCACCAGCAGTTCTCAAATAAATGCAACAATTTTGCCAAGTCCTGGTGTGTCCCCCTTGTTACCAACAGTTTGCAACCCAACTACCTTGCTAACAGACCAAAATAGAACATTTAATGCCAAAATTTCATCAGTAGAAGAATGTAGCAGCTTTCCAGTATTTCCAGATGATTTAATACTTAAGACTATTGAAAATGGCTTGGGTTCCAATGTAGTTTCTAATTGTACTGCCCCAGCTCATAATTTTGGAAACAACCATTCTCGGGTTTCAGTAATCAGCAGTATCAAAGGTTCAGAAATTTGTAGCTTGAATAAAAAGAGGGGCAGTAgttcaaagaaaaagaagaaaacagcttcTTCCTTACTTGTGCCTAACATTTCACAAAAATTAGTAATTAATGATTTGACATCATTGGAACTTCTACCTAGAAATGTTGAAGAAAATATGCAAATTCCTGCAGAAAACTTGCGATCAAATGTACTGGCAAACTGTGAGACTGAAGTGTTAATAGAGAATCTTACACAAAAAATGAGTAGTGTGGACAATGAATTAACTGCCAGTGTTAAAGAAAACTTCAAAACTGGTAACGAAACTTGTACAGAAATAGCTCCTTTGTTAGTAAAAGATgataatagtaactctcaagtcaTTCTGGGCTCCTGCATTGAAGAAAATTCAAATATCGATCCTTCAGAGGATAATATTATTCAAAATTTTCAGAAAACTCTTGAAATAATTAAAACAGCGATGAATTCCCAGATAGTTGAAATTAAAACAGAAATCCAGGACGTATcagttgaaccatcagaaagaccACAAATCAGAACTGTTGAGTGTGCTTTAGAAAACCTTTCACAAAATGTTCAATCAGCTGGACCCAGTGGACAAGTAGTACACGTGCAAAATACCGTTATTGCCAAAAGTAATCTTTCTCAGTCAGAAACTTCTCTGAAAGATGATAGCCAAATCATGGAAATTTTAGAAGGTTTGAAAAAGTTGAAGTTGGAAAGTGAAACACCAAGTCAGATATTTGACAATATAATTCATTGTCTTCCCACAGATGCGCTGTTGCCACAAATTCTTGTTCCTGTCGTAACAGCGGAAAGCACATCTCTTGTCCAACCACCTTCAGAAACGCGTCTTCCCATTGGTGAAAAAGTCCATAAGCCGTTTACATGTCAGGCTCCTGGTTGTAGTTACAGTGCTATGACAAAAGATGCATTATTTAAACACTACAGCAAAATACATCAGTACACTGCAGAAATGATACTAGAAATCAAAAAACACCAATTGAAGTATGCTCCATTTAAGTGTGTTGTAGCTTCCTGTCCAAAAACATTTACTAGAAATTCTAACCTCCGGGCCCATTGTCAGCTAGTGCATCACTTTACAACAGAGGAAATGGTAAAATTAAAACTAAAAAGGCCTTATGGAAGAAGACCCCAGAATAAAACCACAAGCATAACACCAAGGACTATTGAACTGCAAAATATTGAACTGCAAAATATTGAACTAAATAAACATGTGTTGATAGAATGTAAAAATCAATCTCATTTGGCTGAAGAACCTGAAGTAAAGGAAAGAATGTGTATAGAATCTGAGAAagttccagaaaaagtgatgcCAGAAATAGTGGTGCCAGAAAGTATTCCAGCTGCTCTTGAAAAATTAGAAAAGCCTCCCCAAGTAGTTCCAATTCCCCTAGAACTTCATAATGCTGCCACACctactactaatacacaaattcAGCCAAAAGTACGTAAGATTAGAAGGcataggaaggaaaaggaagagagaagaaacaaaaaaacagtTCAGAAATCTTTGGAAATCCCTACTACATACAGTCCATACAGACCTTATAGGTGTGTGCACCAAGGCTGTTTTGCAGCTTTTACAATACAACAGAATTTAATTCTTCATTATCAAGCTGTACATAAATCTGATCTGCCATCATTCTCTCCGGAGGCAGAAGAAGAAAGTGAGCCAAGCAAAGAAGAGGATATTAGAAAAGAAGATTGTGATGAAACTGAAACTGTAGTAAAAGAATTCAGATGTGAAATGAGAAATTGCTCAAGGATATTTCAGGAAGTCACTAGTCTTATTCAGCACTATATGAAGCTTCATGAGATGACTCCTGAGGAAATTGGGAGCATGAGGTCATCTCTGAATGTTGCCAGATTCCCTTGTGATCAGTCTGAATGTAAATCATCCTTTACAGATTATTTGAATTATATTATACATCTTGAGACAGATCATGGAATAAAGATAAAGCAGAACAAAACCGATGATGGCATGTACAAGTGTGACTGTGAAGGCTGTGACCGTATTTATGCAACAAGGTCTAATCTCCTACGGCATATTTTTAATAAGCATAATGAGAGACATAAAGAGCATCTAATAAGACCTAGAAAGTTCTTGACACCAGGTCAAGAAAATATTTCAAGCAAAGCTAATcaggaaaaaaatatgaaaattaaaCCTAAAGGGTTAAAATACAGAGCAGGAAAGCATGGAAACAAAATAATCAGGATGAGACGAAAGAGAGTTAATGCCTTAGAAAGCAAGAACTTAAAAATTAGTCAAGATCCTGACAGCAAGGCATATTCTTTGAAATGTGGCAAGTATGTATATTCAATAAAGGCTCGAGAGGAGGctttgtctgaatgcccaaacaAATTTGTAATGCAATACCCCTGTATGATAAAAGGCTGCTCATCAGTTGTCACAAgtgaaaataatataattagGCATTACAAATGTCACAAGCTGTCTAAAGCATTTACTTCACAACATAAGCACCTCTTAGTAGTCTCAAACAAGTATTCAGATTCAGCAGAAAATGAAGCATCTTCCCCAAAAGAAGCAAGTTCTGACAAAAACTGTGATTTAAAAGACTTGGAGCCACAAATGTTGGAGGCAGCCTCTGCAGATGTGAAATTCACACCACCTGTAGCACAGAAAGAACCTGAAAAGGATGAGAAGGATGAGGTGGATGAGCTTGCAGAACTGTTCATTACCAAACTTGTAAATGAAGACCTCACAAATGCAGAGAATCCTGCAAAGCCCTCTCCTGATGTAAATACTAGTGACTGTCAAGAAACTATCTCTTCCATTTCAGAAAAGCACAGCGTAAGCAGCAATTTAAAAAGGGCAAGCAAAGAAAAAGATCcaacacaaaagaaaaagaaaaaagttgagAAGCAGGAAGAAACTGTGACTGTTGAGTTAAATAGTGTGCACAAAGAGACGGAGACAGCAGTAGCTGTTCAAACTACTGAAGATGCGTCTTCGGCTTTTGACTGGAGTTCATTTAAGCCGATGGGGTTTGAAGTGTCTTTTCTCAAGTTCCTTGAAGAGTCTGCAGTGAAGCAAAAGAAAAATCCAGAGAGGAGCTATAATCACTGTGGAACTAGGAGAGGTTCTCATTCAAACTCAAGAAGATCTAATGACAGAAACTCTTTTGCAAGAACACGATCGTGTTCGGAAAGTGCGGCATATGTACAGTTTGCTAATCCATCACAATTTCAGTGTAGTGGTACTGTAAAAATAGTTTTAGATAAGACTTTTAGAGATTGCACTGAGCTTGTGTTGAACCAGCTTCAGAAAATGAAACCTATTGTCAGTCTGGTAAGACTTGATGGACATAGAGAGGCAAATGCAGGGATTACAAAATGA